A single region of the Hypanus sabinus isolate sHypSab1 chromosome 21, sHypSab1.hap1, whole genome shotgun sequence genome encodes:
- the lrit2 gene encoding leucine-rich repeat, immunoglobulin-like domain and transmembrane domain-containing protein 2 — translation MKWNVVCLLLICCTEQTIASCAIACSCRNESFGRSLICVTSALGRIPKDVPSDVKKIRIENSHLAELPQGAFSTALDLEYLWLNFNGITVMHTRCMQGLSKLSELRLQGNKLRSVPWTAFQDSPALKILDLKHNRLDALPEYALGYLTNLTYLDLSFNRLTVVSGDVFLNWPVYLRTRQHDDPGDSVSNVVLALHDNPWFCDCRLEGLIDFFKSMSPPIILMNSYLTCSGPDSRVGSFFYYVELKSCSKALVTSENTNISVPYGQKVHLSCTAKGNPTPMVRWTNGVKIIRKFNATLTNIDEETVKSELVIPSAQGTDKGNYSCIATNYLGNSSVRILVKVLTAVTSPTPSILPPSPSSEENVYIDLRIAKQTVYGITVQWHAVTQKPAETSYTLHFGKFEDTKREKIYIGPGVNTYSVNDLFPATKYKVCVTLRNQSLKSGQCIVFVTGTDISEMEQREKLIHIIIVVCAMVLAVPAGMYACTTDTRFSCFDKCTNACRRQRRGDRTLRKGAPNVTFDSLQTGSDAELCNRNSKEDRKRHKKSDDKARKTKTDVKNSDELY, via the exons ATGAAGTGGAATGTTGTCTGTCTTCTCCTCATTTGTTGTACTGAACAGACAATTGCATCCTGCGCAATAGCGTGTTCCTGCAGAAATGAGAGCTTTGGAAG GAGTCTGATATGCGTGACTTCAGCTCTGGGAAGAATACCAAAGGATGTCCCATCCGATGTTAAGAAAATCAGGATAGAAAATTCTCACTTAGCTGAATTGCCCCAAGGAGCATTTTCCACAGCCCTTGATTTGGAATACCTGTGGCTGAATTTTAATGGCATTACGGTCATGCACACAAGATGTATGCAGGGTCTGAGCAAACTATCCGAGTTGCGTCTACAAGGGAATAAACTCCGTTCAGTACCATGGACAGCGTTCCAGGACAGTCCAGCTTTGAAAATCTTGGATTTGAAGCACAATAGACTTGATGCTCTTCCAGAATATGCACTGGGGTACCTTACCAACTTGACTTATTTGGATCTATCCTTCAATAGGCTAACAGTGGTTTCTGGAGATGTGTTCTTAAATTGGCCAGTCTATCTGAGGACACGGCAGCATGATGACCCAGGAGACAGTGTCTCCAATGTTGTCCTAGCTCTCCATGATAATCCATGGTTCTGTGATTGTCGTCTTGAAGGTCTCATAGACTTCTTCAAATCCATGAGCCCCCCTATTATTCTGATGAATTCTTACCTAACCTGTTCAGGACCAGATTCCAGGGTGGGGAGCTTTTTCTACTATGTGGAACTTAAGAGTTGTTCTAAAGCATTAGTCACCTCTGAAAACACAAACATTAGTGTTCCATATGGACAGAAAGTACATCTATCCTGTACAGCTAAAGGAAATCCTACTCCTATGGTGCGGTGGACAAATGGTGTGAAGATCATTCGGAAATTTAATG CGACACTCACAAATATTGATGAAGAAACTGTGAAATCTGAGCTGGTCATTCCATCAGCCCAGGGCAcagacaaaggaaattacagctgCATTGCTACTAATTACCTCGGAAACTCATCTGTGCGGATCCTGGTGAAAGTTTTGACTGCAGTAACTTCTCCCACCCCCTCTATCTTgcccccatcaccttcctccgaGGAGAATGTTTACATAGATCTCAGGATTGCAAAGCAGACCGTATATGGAATAACCGTTCAGTGGCACGCAGTAACACAGAAGCCTGCTGAGACTTCCTACACTCTACATTTTGGGAAGTTTGAAGATACTAAAAGGGAGAAGATTTACATAGGGCCAGGGGTGAATACTTACTCAGTGAATGATCTGTTTCCAGCAACCAAGTACAAGGTATGTGTGACATTAAGGAACCAATCCCTAAAGAGCGGTCAGTGCATTGTGTTTGTTACAGGCACTGATATCAGTGAAATGGAACAGCGGGAGAAGCTTATCCACATCATCATCGTTGTCTGTGCCATGGTTCTGGCAGTCCCAGCTGGAATGTACGCTTGCACCACTGACACTCGTTTCAGCTGCTTTGACAAATGCACCAACGCTTGCCGGCGGCAAAGACGCGGAGACCGGACGCTGAGGAAAGGGGCGCCAAACGTCACCTTCGACAGCTTGCAGACAGGGAGCGATGCTGAGCTTTGCAACAGAAACTCCAAGGAGGACAGAAAGAGACATAAGAAGTCAGATGATAAAGCACGCAAGACCAAAACGGATGTTAAGAACAGTGATGAATTGTATTAG